Proteins encoded in a region of the Chryseobacterium piperi genome:
- a CDS encoding NAD(P)H-dependent oxidoreductase → MSLIEDLNWRHAVKAYDPSKKVSEKDLNTILEAARLAPTSSGLQPFRIIVVENQELKDKMVAGALNPEVMRDSSHVLVFAAWDNYSNEKIDKVYDYHTDVRDLPRGRFNSYTDKIKEIYGAQTPEQHFMHTARQTYISLGIALAQAAELKIDSTPAEGFSNQVVDEVLGLKELGLKSVSLLYLGYRDEEKDWLSSMKKVRVPMEEFIIKK, encoded by the coding sequence ATGTCATTAATAGAAGATTTAAACTGGAGACATGCAGTAAAAGCTTATGATCCGTCAAAAAAAGTTTCTGAAAAAGATTTAAATACCATTTTAGAAGCCGCCAGGTTAGCTCCAACCTCATCAGGTCTGCAGCCTTTCCGTATTATTGTTGTGGAAAATCAGGAATTAAAGGATAAAATGGTCGCAGGAGCATTAAACCCTGAAGTGATGAGAGATTCTTCCCATGTTTTGGTTTTTGCTGCGTGGGATAATTATTCCAATGAAAAAATTGATAAAGTATATGATTACCATACGGATGTAAGAGACTTACCAAGAGGACGCTTTAACAGTTACACGGATAAAATCAAAGAAATATATGGAGCACAAACTCCCGAGCAGCATTTTATGCATACTGCCCGCCAAACCTATATTTCTTTAGGAATCGCTTTAGCACAAGCCGCAGAATTGAAAATTGACAGTACACCGGCTGAAGGATTCAGCAATCAGGTAGTTGATGAAGTTCTTGGTCTTAAGGAGTTAGGCTTAAAAAGCGTCAGTCTTTTGTATCTAGGTTACCGAGACGAAGAAAAAGACTGGTTATCTTCTATGAAAAAGGTGCGTGTACCTATGGAAGAATTTATTATTAAAAAATAA
- a CDS encoding peptide deformylase, with the protein MKKLSFLLLCFMGWVSAQKLTSNELAIINQGDINTALPIYQTTDPNQHQTLLNLSNEIDPMDPNTITLVKRMKASLLSTDGGVGIAAPQVGVNRKIIWVQRFDKKDNPIEYFINPVIVWRSDIQNLGPEGDLSIPEFRDQFYKSKVIQLEYVDLKGQKYSEIIEGFTAVIFQHEVDHLFGILISDKKEKEKNDAYLKVDAYQKVKE; encoded by the coding sequence ATGAAAAAACTATCTTTTCTGCTGCTTTGTTTCATGGGTTGGGTAAGTGCTCAAAAATTGACGTCAAATGAGCTTGCCATCATTAACCAAGGAGATATTAATACCGCCCTTCCAATTTATCAGACCACAGATCCTAATCAGCACCAAACATTGCTGAATCTTTCAAACGAAATTGATCCTATGGATCCCAATACGATAACATTGGTCAAAAGAATGAAAGCATCACTTCTTTCCACCGATGGAGGAGTGGGGATTGCAGCACCACAAGTTGGCGTCAATCGGAAAATAATCTGGGTTCAACGTTTTGATAAAAAGGACAATCCAATAGAGTATTTTATCAATCCGGTTATTGTTTGGAGATCCGATATACAGAATTTGGGACCGGAAGGGGATTTGTCCATCCCGGAATTCAGAGACCAGTTTTACAAAAGTAAAGTGATTCAGTTGGAATATGTAGATTTAAAAGGTCAGAAATATTCAGAAATAATCGAAGGTTTTACTGCTGTGATTTTTCAACATGAAGTAGACCACCTTTTTGGTATTCTGATTTCAGATAAAAAAGAGAAAGAAAAGAATGATGCCTATTTGAAAGTGGATGCATATCAAAAAGTAAAAGAATAA
- a CDS encoding MarR family winged helix-turn-helix transcriptional regulator: protein MEKSEILKLENQICFPLYAIAKEITGLYRPFLDELDITYPQYLVMMVLWENDGLPVTHIGEKLLLDSGTLTPLLKRLEGKGFISRKRKKEDERVVQVFLTEVGKTLKDKACGVPDKIMEKINVQAEDLIELKNSINKILSKIEK from the coding sequence ATGGAAAAGTCAGAGATCTTAAAACTGGAAAATCAAATATGTTTTCCGCTGTATGCTATTGCCAAGGAAATTACCGGATTGTACCGCCCTTTCCTTGATGAGTTAGATATCACCTATCCCCAATATCTGGTGATGATGGTGCTTTGGGAGAATGATGGACTTCCTGTTACCCATATTGGAGAAAAGTTATTACTAGACAGTGGTACACTGACTCCATTACTTAAAAGATTAGAGGGGAAAGGCTTTATTTCCAGAAAGAGGAAAAAAGAAGATGAAAGAGTCGTGCAGGTTTTCCTGACAGAAGTTGGAAAAACATTAAAAGATAAAGCCTGTGGTGTTCCGGACAAGATTATGGAAAAGATCAATGTTCAGGCTGAAGATTTAATAGAGCTTAAAAACTCCATCAACAAGATTTTAAGTAAGATTGAAAAATAA
- a CDS encoding class I SAM-dependent methyltransferase — MEKDELKILARNLANPQGEKGIEIGEMMNATNISMTLESIKTLLIEDDERILEIGPGNAGHLKNILNRARNLNYTGIDISETMYNEAKKLNKDFESQAEFILYEGKKLPFGDQVFDKIFTVNTVYFWEDPVAFLNEIYRILKDDGTFVLTFGQRRFMETLPFTEYNFTMYSNSEMEQLISESHFKRMKISEKEEDIQSKSGNETIHRIYTVLTIKK; from the coding sequence ATGGAAAAAGATGAATTAAAAATCCTAGCCCGAAATCTTGCCAATCCTCAGGGAGAAAAAGGTATTGAGATCGGTGAGATGATGAATGCGACCAACATCAGCATGACTTTAGAAAGCATTAAAACGCTTTTAATAGAAGATGATGAACGCATTCTTGAGATCGGACCCGGAAATGCCGGGCATCTGAAGAATATTCTGAACAGAGCCCGAAATTTAAATTATACAGGCATTGATATTTCAGAAACGATGTATAATGAAGCAAAAAAGCTTAATAAAGACTTTGAGAGTCAGGCAGAATTTATTTTGTACGAAGGCAAAAAGCTTCCTTTTGGAGACCAAGTTTTTGATAAAATATTTACTGTCAATACCGTGTACTTCTGGGAAGATCCGGTAGCGTTTCTTAATGAAATTTACAGAATTTTAAAAGATGACGGAACTTTTGTTCTGACCTTCGGCCAGAGAAGGTTTATGGAAACACTGCCATTTACAGAATACAATTTTACGATGTACAGCAACAGTGAGATGGAGCAGCTTATTTCAGAGAGCCACTTTAAAAGAATGAAGATCTCAGAGAAAGAAGAAGACATACAAAGTAAATCAGGAAACGAAACAATACATAGAATTTATACAGTTTTAACCATAAAAAAATAG
- a CDS encoding hemin-degrading factor gives MSTLVNELKEKWEALKAENPHLRIRNAAVQLGVSEAELLVTNIGDGVTVLKPEFQNILPEVEQLGKVMALTRNDECVHERKGTYLNGDFSSPHAQLFVGEDIDLRIFLNSWKLAFAVVEGDKKSLQFFGKDGLALHKIYLTKDSNAEAFDAIVEKYKAENQNKAFVFEAIAPKPAEKSDSEIDTEGFIKAWTELKDIHEFLMMTRKFGVTRTQALRLAPEGFAKKIDNAKVVNILEDASEKNVPIMVFVGNRGIIQIHTGNVKKTLWHQQWFNVLDSDFNLHLDVTKIVEVWVVKKPSKDGEITAVEVFNSAGDPIVQFFGKRKPGTPESQGWKDLVAELEK, from the coding sequence ATGAGCACATTAGTTAACGAATTAAAAGAAAAGTGGGAAGCTCTAAAAGCAGAAAATCCGCATTTAAGAATAAGAAATGCTGCCGTACAATTAGGTGTAAGTGAGGCTGAATTATTAGTAACTAATATTGGAGATGGAGTAACGGTTTTAAAGCCGGAGTTTCAAAATATCTTACCTGAAGTTGAACAATTAGGAAAGGTAATGGCGCTTACCCGTAATGATGAATGTGTACATGAAAGAAAAGGTACTTATCTTAATGGAGATTTCAGCAGTCCTCATGCACAGCTTTTTGTAGGTGAAGACATTGATCTCAGAATTTTCCTTAATTCATGGAAACTTGCTTTTGCTGTAGTAGAAGGAGATAAAAAAAGCCTTCAATTCTTCGGAAAAGATGGGTTGGCTCTTCATAAAATTTATTTAACGAAAGATAGTAACGCAGAAGCATTTGATGCTATTGTAGAAAAATATAAGGCAGAGAACCAGAATAAAGCTTTTGTATTTGAAGCCATTGCACCAAAACCGGCTGAAAAATCAGATTCTGAAATTGATACGGAAGGTTTCATAAAAGCTTGGACAGAACTAAAAGATATTCACGAGTTCTTAATGATGACCAGAAAATTCGGAGTAACAAGAACACAGGCATTACGATTAGCGCCGGAAGGATTTGCCAAGAAAATAGACAATGCTAAAGTAGTAAACATCCTTGAGGATGCGTCTGAGAAGAACGTCCCGATTATGGTTTTTGTTGGAAACAGAGGAATTATTCAAATCCATACAGGAAACGTGAAGAAGACACTTTGGCACCAGCAATGGTTCAATGTATTGGATTCTGATTTCAACCTGCATTTGGATGTAACGAAAATTGTTGAGGTATGGGTGGTTAAAAAACCAAGTAAAGATGGAGAAATAACAGCTGTTGAGGTATTTAATAGTGCTGGAGATCCTATCGTTCAATTTTTTGGAAAAAGAAAACCTGGAACTCCTGAATCACAAGGTTGGAAAGACCTTGTAGCGGAATTGGAAAAGTAA
- a CDS encoding heme ABC transporter ATP-binding protein — protein sequence MIRAHQINYKHKEFHILDGVDVSLGYGEFLAIVGPNGAGKSSLMSVLANEVKSGKQKILFKNKPIGEWEVLELSKHKAKFSQHNSNDIPLDVKDVVMMGRYPYFDAQPRKEDLEAMNHMMYETDVFHLKDREYNTLSGGEKQRVHLSRVMAQLQNDIAHKLIFLDEPLNNLDVKHQYRALEIIKNFTRKANSAIVVLHDLNLAAQFADKILLMKSGRVSAYGTPEEVFTAENISKAYNFPCTICDHPITNNPMIIFG from the coding sequence ATGATCAGGGCACATCAGATTAACTATAAGCATAAAGAGTTTCATATACTTGATGGAGTAGATGTATCATTGGGATATGGCGAGTTTTTGGCAATTGTAGGACCGAATGGGGCTGGAAAATCAAGTTTGATGAGCGTTTTGGCTAATGAAGTGAAATCTGGAAAACAAAAGATTTTGTTCAAGAATAAACCTATTGGTGAATGGGAAGTTCTGGAACTATCCAAACATAAAGCTAAATTTTCTCAGCACAATAGCAATGATATTCCTCTGGATGTAAAAGATGTTGTCATGATGGGAAGGTATCCATATTTCGATGCACAACCCAGAAAAGAGGACTTGGAGGCCATGAACCATATGATGTATGAAACGGATGTTTTTCATTTAAAAGATAGAGAATACAATACCTTGTCAGGAGGTGAAAAACAAAGGGTGCATTTGTCAAGGGTAATGGCACAGTTGCAAAACGATATTGCCCACAAGCTTATATTTCTTGATGAGCCTCTTAATAATCTGGATGTTAAGCATCAATATAGAGCATTGGAGATTATTAAAAATTTCACGAGAAAAGCCAATAGCGCTATTGTTGTTTTACATGATTTAAACCTGGCAGCACAGTTTGCTGATAAAATATTATTAATGAAATCAGGAAGGGTTTCAGCTTATGGAACACCGGAGGAAGTTTTTACCGCTGAAAATATAAGCAAGGCGTATAACTTTCCCTGTACCATTTGTGATCACCCTATTACTAATAACCCAATGATCATTTTTGGATAA
- a CDS encoding FecCD family ABC transporter permease, with product MKTQSKLYFYFTISAVLLIIIAVWSLNTGVYDFGGTSPYKVLWQLIKGDEHLSLSDKYVIWDVRAARIIMAILIGSMLAVSGTGLQGLFKNPLATGDLIGLTSGATLLAAIAIILGGHFKQYLPEVIQFSLVGISAFIGAFLSMMLVYRISTSGGKTNVVMMLLTGVAITAIGFSITGFLIYISKDEQLRDLTFWNLGSLAAATWTKNIVLVVVLIISYVILIPKGKALNAMMLGEKDAQHLGINVEKLKKQIIIIVALMVGTSVAFSGTIGFVGLIVPYILRLLFKSNYAFILPLSAVCGSILLLTADTFSRNIVAPSELPIGILTALMGGPIFIAILVKFKKSL from the coding sequence TTGAAAACACAAAGTAAACTATACTTTTATTTCACTATAAGTGCCGTACTGCTTATTATCATAGCAGTATGGTCACTTAATACAGGGGTTTATGACTTTGGCGGAACTTCTCCGTATAAAGTTTTATGGCAGTTGATAAAAGGAGATGAGCATTTATCATTAAGTGATAAATATGTGATATGGGACGTTCGTGCAGCAAGGATCATCATGGCTATTTTGATTGGTAGTATGCTGGCGGTTTCAGGAACAGGATTGCAGGGGCTTTTTAAAAACCCTCTGGCAACGGGAGATTTAATAGGATTGACTTCAGGAGCAACATTACTCGCTGCAATTGCAATTATTTTAGGAGGACATTTCAAGCAATATCTTCCTGAGGTGATACAATTCTCATTAGTAGGTATTTCTGCTTTCATAGGAGCTTTTCTATCTATGATGTTGGTTTACAGGATTTCCACAAGTGGCGGAAAAACAAATGTTGTGATGATGTTGCTTACAGGGGTGGCGATTACAGCTATCGGTTTTTCAATCACAGGATTCTTGATCTATATTTCAAAAGATGAGCAGTTGAGAGATCTTACGTTCTGGAATTTAGGAAGCTTAGCGGCGGCTACATGGACAAAGAATATTGTTTTGGTAGTCGTGTTAATCATTTCTTATGTAATTTTAATACCCAAAGGGAAAGCATTGAATGCTATGATGCTGGGTGAGAAAGATGCACAGCATTTAGGGATCAATGTTGAGAAACTTAAAAAACAGATTATTATTATCGTTGCATTAATGGTAGGAACATCGGTTGCCTTTTCGGGTACGATAGGCTTTGTGGGTCTAATTGTTCCCTATATTTTAAGGCTTTTATTTAAATCGAATTACGCCTTTATCCTACCATTATCAGCAGTCTGTGGAAGTATTTTGCTGTTAACAGCAGATACGTTCAGCAGAAATATTGTTGCACCATCAGAATTACCAATTGGTATTCTTACCGCATTAATGGGAGGGCCGATATTTATAGCTATTTTGGTTAAATTTAAAAAGTCATTATAA
- a CDS encoding ChaN family lipoprotein, with protein sequence MKNIFITIWLMGFGFMNAQSFKAYQFYDKKGKEVPTDKLIKELADYDVVFFGENHNSSINHWLQLKITEGLYEKKNRQIILGAEMFERDNQSQLNQYLSGNFDTKTFKDSARLWNNYSTDYKPLVDFAKVKKLDFIATNIPRRYASQTAKEGLESLNKLTAKEKTYIAQLPIKVTLETPGYSEMKKMMGDHAEGTRVMNFISAQATKDATMAESILKNVQPGKTFIHYNGNYHSKEFGGIYWYMKQKNPNLKMAVISVFESENPELKVPEKEYIPTDFNLIIPADMTKTF encoded by the coding sequence ATGAAAAATATTTTCATCACAATATGGTTAATGGGTTTTGGGTTCATGAATGCCCAGAGTTTCAAAGCCTATCAATTTTATGATAAGAAAGGAAAAGAGGTTCCTACCGATAAGTTGATCAAAGAATTAGCAGATTATGATGTGGTTTTCTTTGGGGAAAATCATAACAGCTCGATCAATCACTGGCTCCAGTTGAAGATTACAGAAGGATTATATGAAAAGAAAAACAGACAGATTATCTTAGGTGCCGAAATGTTCGAAAGAGATAATCAGTCTCAGCTCAATCAGTATTTAAGCGGAAATTTTGATACCAAGACATTCAAAGATTCTGCCCGTTTATGGAATAATTATTCTACAGATTATAAACCTCTGGTTGATTTTGCCAAAGTGAAGAAATTAGATTTTATTGCGACCAATATTCCTCGCAGATACGCTTCCCAGACCGCAAAAGAAGGACTGGAATCCTTAAATAAGTTGACCGCAAAAGAAAAAACTTATATTGCCCAGTTGCCTATTAAAGTGACATTAGAAACTCCCGGCTATTCTGAAATGAAGAAAATGATGGGAGATCATGCAGAGGGAACAAGAGTGATGAATTTTATTTCAGCACAGGCAACCAAAGATGCTACGATGGCTGAATCTATTCTTAAGAATGTCCAGCCAGGAAAAACATTCATTCATTATAATGGTAATTATCACAGTAAAGAATTTGGAGGAATTTATTGGTATATGAAACAAAAGAATCCGAACCTGAAAATGGCAGTTATCTCAGTTTTTGAATCGGAAAACCCCGAATTGAAAGTTCCTGAAAAAGAATATATTCCTACAGACTTCAATCTCATCATACCAGCTGATATGACAAAAACTTTTTAA